One window of Populus nigra chromosome 5, ddPopNigr1.1, whole genome shotgun sequence genomic DNA carries:
- the LOC133693346 gene encoding F-box/kelch-repeat protein At1g22040-like, with the protein MGGVLSLVGPRCRTSEYNEMLNNGSCKRQKTSSIFYDEESPRLIPFLPDELSIQILARLPRYCYFNLRLVSKKWMATFESAELFKVRKELGLTEEWLYVLIKDEADKLSWHALDPLSRNWQRLPPMPNVVCADESKSGFSGLWLWNVVGSGIKIAEVVRSWLGQNDTLDQMPFGGCSVSAVDGCLFVLGGFSRATTMRCVWRFDPISNKWSKTTSMSTGRAYCKTSILNNKLYVVGGVSQGRGGLTPLQSAEVFDPCTGTWSDVPSMPFSRAQLVPTAYLSDLLKPIATGMTSYMGRLFVPQSLYSWPFIVDVGGEIYDPETNSWAEMPTGMGEGWPARQAGTKLSVVVDGELYAFDPSTSPNSGKIKVYDQKEDTWKVAIGKVPVADYTESESPYLLTGFHGKIHVLTKDVNHNIAVMQADVQDNLGSPLSSTSASAKSLHEHPDSSETVFWRVIDSKDFGSAELVSCQVLDV; encoded by the coding sequence ATGGGAGGTGTTTTGAGTTTGGTCGGTCCCAGATGCAGGACAAGCGAGTATAATGAGATGTTAAATAATGGAAGCTGCAAGAGGCAAAAGACATCCTCAATTTTTTATGATGAGGAAAGCCCAAGATTAATTCCGTTTCTTCCGGATGAGTTATCCATCCAGATACTTGCTAGACTCCCCAGATATTGCTACTTCAACCTGCGATTGGTTTCAAAGAAGTGGATGGCAACGTTTGAGAGTGCTGAGCTGTTCAAAGTTAGAAAAGAACTTGGATTAACAGAAGAATGGCTATATGTATTGATTAAGGATGAAGCAGATAAACTATCATGGCATGCTTTGGACCCTTTGTCAAGAAATTGGCAGAGGTTGCCTCCAATGCCGAATGTTGTTTGTGCAGACGAATCTAAAAGTGGATTTTCTGGGCTTTGGTTGTGGAACGTTGTTGGGTCAGGCATTAAAATTGCTGAAGTTGTAAGGAGTTGGCTGGGGCAAAATGACACGCTGGATCAAATGCCTTTCGGTGGTTGTTCCGTCAGTGCTGTTGATGGATGCCTCTTTGTGCTTGGTGGGTTCTCTAGAGCTACCACCATGAGATGCGTTTGGCGGTTCGATCCAATCTCAAACAAATGGAGCAAAACGACTTCCATGTCTACAGGTAGGGCTTACTGTAAGACAAGCATTTTAAATAACAAGCTATATGTTGTTGGTGGGGTTAGTCAGGGCCGAGGGGGATTGACTCCTCTTCAATCCGCTGAAGTATTTGACCCTTGCACGGGTACATGGTCTGATGTTCCAAGCATGCCATTCTCAAGAGCTCAATTGGTGCCCACTGCCTATTTGTCTGACCTGCTAAAGCCTATAGCCACTGGGATGACTTCTTACATGGGAAGATTATTTGTCCCTCAAAGTTTATACTCGTGGCCCTTCATTGTTGATGTCGGTGGTGAAATATACGATCCTGAAACAAATTCATGGGCTGAAATGCCAACTGGCATGGGAGAAGGCTGGCCTGCACGGCAGGCAGGTACAAAATTGAGCGTAGTGGTAGATGGTGAATTATATGCATTTGATCCGTCTACTTCTCCAAATAGTGGTAAGATCAAGGTATATGATCAGAAAGAAGATACATGGAAAGTTGCCATTGGAAAAGTCCCTGTTGCTGATTATACAGAATCCGAATCTCCATATTTGCTCACGGGTTTTCATGGAAAGATTCATGTCCTCACAAAAGATGTCAATCATAACATTGCAGTTATGCAGGCCGATGTGCAAGATAATTTGGGTTCCCCATTGAGCTCAACTTCTGCTTCTGCCAAGTCCTTGCATGAGCATCCTGACTCATCAGAAACGGTTTTTTGGAGGGTCATAGACAGTAAAGATTTTGGGTCTGCGGAACTTGTCAGTTGTCAAGTTCTTGATGTATAG